ACATCTTTAGGACTTGAAAGAAAAAGCCCCCAAAATCTTCTGGACTTGCGGCACAATCACTGTTTAAAGAAATTTTCAACACATTTTTAGTAACATTTCTTAGGCTGGCCCTGCTTGATGCACTTGTCGCACTCGGTTGGGGCACAATATGCCCTTGTCTGGGTTGCCCTACCCTTAGGCTGGCCCTGCTTGATGCAATTGTCGCACTCGGTTGGGGCACAATATGTGGTGGTGGTGCAACAGTTAGTCGTGGAACAACAGACATTGGTGGAATAATTGCATATACATTGCTTGATGATCCAATATTGGTTTCAGTAGCTTCATCTTGATACAAGTATGCTGTATGCATgaatcaaaaaacaaaatttgatatttttccaCTGCTTTGAATCAAACTCCATTTACTGTGTTTTCACCCTTTGGGATTGATCATCGTATCAgcggttgtttttctaaagtcGCTTGGTTATGATCTAAATAGCCACACTTCTGCTTCTAACATTGTCTTGGTGGTAGGATTCCTTAGCTCATTATAAGCTTTCCTCCGCAATTTCTTATGCCTCTCAGGTGCCCTGCTCAGATATGGTCCTAAAATTGGTGCAACATCCACAATTGGCCACAATTTTGGTCCCGGTAGTCAATATGTAAATTATTTGGTTCCTTTTTTGCATAACCATTGtgtttatttagaatttttttgtgCATAGGATGATATGGCATCTGCCGTGGGTGATAAATGCACGGCGCTCGCGGAGAAAGAGTTAACCGAAGATTTTGAGGCTCTTAATGTCCGTGCTAGAGTACTAAAAGGGCTGATTGAACTTGTCAAGGGAGATATTAAGTTAGGTAGTGCTAAATGCTAATGTTctatttgttttcaattttatgttgttttgtgaATTGTGCTTATTATGCTCCTGTTGCTTGCAGCTGAACCTTTCTTTGACCAATCTCTCCACAACAAGCCATGTGACAGTATCTTTTTTTCGACCCTGGATTGTGCTTATTGTTTCTTATTCCATTTGAAGGATTTGCAGGTTATTTCTGTTTACCCTTTGAATCTGTGATGTTGCTGAATAAAAATTGTAGTTTCTTTCTCCTACTCATGAGATATTAACTTAGATACAATAAAGCTATCATTTATCTATTATACTATTAACTCAAACATGATTTTACATTTGATTCATGGTTCCGAATTGCGGACTGCATCACCTGATGCACCCACAATAATGTGGATGCGGCCAGGTGGCACCGCAACTGCATCGGAATGCAATTTTTGTGGTATAAAGTGAAATCTCAAATGACGGCCGAAATGGAAGCTGATTGACACTACATCGGACCATATCGACACTACAATAAACCAACAATCTCGAATAATACATTTGTCAGCTATTTTAACCACAATCACATCCGCGACCGCAGCTGAAATTACATGTGCATCTTGAAATCAACGACCACCAGAGAGAAGTGATTCAGTAACAGACACAGAAATATGTGACATTGTCTTATCCTTGACAACTTCTTGCTCTTGGTACCCAAATGTTAATCCAAAAGAAGATAAACTAAGCAAAGACAAATCAGGCAAAGGTATATCCCTCTCCAAATACTGCATAACTTGCCTCATACTTGGTCTAGCCAAAGGTTCTGAATGTGAACACAACAAGCCAAGTTTCAACACCAATTTAACCTCATCAGACACATAATCTGATCCTAAGTTTACATCCTTTGCCTCAAGAATCTCTCCTCTTTTCCAACATTCAAACACAAAATCAACTAGAATAACACTCTCATATTTTCCTACACGATCTATAGGCCTCCTACCACAAACAACCTCAAGAAGAAATGCACCAAAAGCATACACATCAGAAAATTTAGTAGCTTTACCTGTTCTAGTATGCTCAGGAGCAAGATAACCTACAGTTCCAGCTACATGAGTTGTATCTGGATCAGCACCATGATCATATAATCTTGAAAGTCCAAAATCTCCCAATCTAGCATTAAATTCAGAATCTAACATCACATTGCTAGCTTTTATGTCTCTATGAATCACAACTTGCTCCCATTCTTCATGTAGATAAAACAAACCTGAAGCAACACCTTTGATGATTCTAAATCTTTGACACCAATTCAAGGTCACTTTTGGTTGTTTGTGAAGATAATTATCTAAACTTCCATTAGGCATGTACTCATAAACCAAAAGTAACTCGTCTTTTCGCCTGCAATAGCCGAGAAGAGGAACAAGATTCCTGTGACGAAGACGACCGATGCTAACAATTTCCGACACAAATTCCCTCATCCCTTGTTTTGATTCATGAGACACCCTTTTCACAGCAACctcaagtttggaacttgggATCACACCTTTGTAGACTCTACCAAATCCACCAACTCCCAATAGCCCTTTTTCCTTGAAACCCTTTGTAGCAAAGTATAGATCTTTGAACTTAAATCTATGTGGTCCATATTCATGTTCCCAATCTTCGAGAATCTCAGTAAACTTCTTCCTTTTGATATAATACATAACCCCTA
This genomic interval from Trifolium pratense cultivar HEN17-A07 linkage group LG6, ARS_RC_1.1, whole genome shotgun sequence contains the following:
- the LOC123889153 gene encoding L-type lectin-domain containing receptor kinase IV.1-like, which produces MFLKLVFMLFLLVTLVASKDNSFTYNGFQSSDLDLDGTADVIEDGLLRLTNDNTRVTGHAFYPNPIVFKKTSDGRVSSFSTTFVFAIRPIYPTLGGHGIVFVVSPTKGLPNSLPSQYLGLFDSSNNGNSNNHVFGVELDTIQNVEFDDINDNHIGIDINDLKSDISTPAGYYDGQLKNLILLSGNPMQIWIEYDSEKTKIDVTLAPINVVKPTRPLLSTTKDLSPILNNTMYVGFSSATGLVSCNHDVLGWSFKVDGQVQNLIISKLPTLARFSEKKESKVLTVGLPLILLSLVFMITLGVMYYIKRKKFTEILEDWEHEYGPHRFKFKDLYFATKGFKEKGLLGVGGFGRVYKGVIPSSKLEVAVKRVSHESKQGMREFVSEIVSIGRLRHRNLVPLLGYCRRKDELLLVYEYMPNGSLDNYLHKQPKVTLNWCQRFRIIKGVASGLFYLHEEWEQVVIHRDIKASNVMLDSEFNARLGDFGLSRLYDHGADPDTTHVAGTVGYLAPEHTRTGKATKFSDVYAFGAFLLEVVCGRRPIDRVGKYESVILVDFVFECWKRGEILEAKDVNLGSDYVSDEVKLVLKLGLLCSHSEPLARPSMRQVMQYLERDIPLPDLSLLSLSSFGLTFGYQEQEVVKDKTMSHISVSVTESLLSGGR